Below is a window of Plasmodium sp. gorilla clade G2 genome assembly, chromosome: 14 DNA.
AAAAATATCATCTTTTAATTGTAGAAATCTCTTTGACAACTGTAAATGGGAATGATCATATTTTACTCTTAACCAAAATGTAAAAATCATATGCAAAtgcatattattttgttcatttatatttacattattccagtcatataaatttataaaatttataatagaTTCACTTATAACATTGGTCACAGATATACCCCACAAAAATCGTACaagtaataaaaaggaaagattattatacttttctaaaatttttatttcattaaaaatataagaatatattttctgtataaaatttaaatcatTATACATTATGTCCTCATCcttatatgatttatttttaaataatttatcattatcatcatttatattttctttataccatatatttttttcttctttttttaaaggaTATGTAGTAACATCATTTTTTGCTTCtttatttaacatatatCTTTCTTCTTTCTTTAATGTGTCATTATATACAAAAGCATATGCCCATGACATAGTAGCATATAATTCGCTGACCACATTCAACTtgatatttgttatattcgcatgtttatttttattatatgtaaaataatcatttaaagtaatatttgataatataacCTGAGataaattatgaaataatattgGATTATATACCCTAGATtgaatgaaatataaatatatggatataaaattttcaggtattatatatttatatatcttattttgTAACATAAAACGAATTATGTGAAACGAAAATACGAATTCAGttttatgataataagaTAAACACCACAATATTTTTCCAAAAATTTTAGTGTCTTgttcattataaaaattttcagTGATATTTCTCATTGTTTCATTTACAGCTAGTTGGTATAATTTTtgattttgtatttttaagaGAGTTATACTTTCcataaaataacataaattataaaaatctatatttgtatttgatAACAATTTCTTttctgtatattttattaatttttttaaagatacAGGTATATCATATCTACACATGGATATATTCTTCTCTAAATATTCATctcctttattatttttatgtttatttataaattcctttatttttatatctctCGTTTTAGGCACAAATTTTGTTGCTTTATGGAGACAATATATACGAGAAAAACATAGTAAAGCAatacataaattattaatatgaaaggtacaatatttttttaatattatatcacataataaatcaaaaaatgATTTATCAAAACAATGCATTCTATAACAACTTCTTACAAAAAAAGCTAGTTGTTTTTCATCAAATAattcaataaatattattgatttattatttccttgATTGATGTTCATTATAGTTGTATTATTAAGaatagatttttttttttctatatctttGTTTTCCTTATTTGATTTACAATATGTATATgacattattttatttttaatattagaaCTAATATGCtcttgatttatttttaagtgTGCACATAAATTGGTGAAGTCTACTAAATCTTGTACTTGAcaatttttcatattgtcaataaatttattaacaaaaaaGTGTTGTATATCCcacatacaaatattattatcaataatattattattacattttgaTAATGctgttaatataaaaagaatatctTTAATACTAAATACAGTTTCATGAAAATTGTTCTTTTCTAAATATTGTCTTATATGTTCAGAAtgattcaaatatataaatatagaaatgaGGAAACTCATATTTTTTGAAGATATgccttttattatattatcatcttctattatttttttttttatcatattaaaaatactGTCAATAACATTTAATTGATCGAATAGTACATGacttttattttgattactACATTGATATGTTAATAAATTGTTATATgatttgatttttttcatttttgttaTGTTACTAtgatcattatcattattatatatatgattatttataattgtgGATTTTCCTTCTATATTTCTTtccctttttatatatgttaaaaattTCATATATCTAAAATATATCCAACATATgtctataaataaatttttttggaTGTTCGTTTCTTTgagaaaaagaaatgtaaaattatggaaataataatatgtctttatcaattcatttatatgttctGTAAAATTTATAGTATAGAATATGGTGAGAATAGaagaaaatttataaaaaaagcttataatatcatatggTTTCATATTCACAATATGtatatctaatatattatgtaattctttatatgtatacaacaattgatctttattatttttcaaatacaaattttttatattttctataaatgtaaataaattattgtcctcattattttttaaattattataattgttCTTTTCTATGTTCGACAATTTTAGAACATTTGTGCCAAAataacatttaatatatttataattaaatatattataactattaattatttttattttttttttgttcatatttaTCTTTGGTGGTTTCTCTTGTACCTTTATATTATCCTTTGAAGAATTTATTAATGAactaaaatttttataaattttaattctGCATTTCTCTTTACTTTTATTGATACTATCATATTTATTCGACATggtaattaaaatattattactttttaaattttcatatgATTTATTGGTTTCCCCACTATTGTTACACATACAATGGTCACATAtatcatatgtattatatatatcatatgtagattttataatattatgtataatttttttttttttttgtaataaatagtttgatttatataataaaatatctaCGGATATATTATGCACATTTTTATACTCCaatattgtatttattttattatgccattttatattgtttataatttcgtatatattcttttgcATATTTGATATATCGATATCATACTTTcgtttattcatatttatagtTTCCTTACATGCTTTAAAATTAGCTAGAAACATATCTATAtgttgatataatatatttaagtaATGATGATTTTCcttgttaaaatataaattgatgaatatattatcttcTAATATAAAAGccaaaaaagataaataaaaattagtTAATATATTGTATTGATTATAAATAAgttgttcattttttatcatataatttaacttaataaatgtgtatagaaataattttgctgaatatatatgtttaagaCTTAAGGaccatataattaaaattaaattgtctaatgtgtatatattgttattattaataatagatTTATAAAGAAttgaataatttatatctGGTTGTCCTTTAAAATTCATATTGGACCTtttgataattatattttttaaatattgatataaaagaattatttgatgtgtatataatctgtccttattaaaattattattattattaatattatttttctttatattaatattttttggtAGTGGCTCATATATCCTTATAATAGGAAATTTACACAGACAATATGTAAGAGTTATCAACTCTTGATTATTTAATAGATTAAAAAATGCATAacttttttgaaaaataatatacttaATTATATTTGCATATAAATCaaggaataatatattttgcttcataaaagataataacatatttacaaatgattcataatttttttcgcttattatttttttatatatttcatgttccaaaatataattttttatatttacataaaaatacaaattacTAAAGTTAACATAAGAATATGAATAAAGTAATATTATAagttctttatattttaataaggGTATGAGACTAATACTTTTTTTGTAGTACTTTTCGTGTAGAATTTTATgatctttatttaatttgCTAAAAGACCAAAGCACAATAACATATCTTGAAGGATTTAAGACAGGTAAATATTGATTagcataataatataataaatcaatatttattttattatatattgaatatttatatataacatcagaattatatatattattgtatcTACTTTCATTATTTACTTGAAacatatgatttatattagCATTTGAAATATTACATGGTTGTATTAAGGATTTATTTAcatcttcatattttttttttataatatcactATTTGGTAATATACTACTAtctttatgaatattataatttatattattatgaaaactttcatttataaatttatcgtttaataataatttatgtttattttcaatccaaaaaaaatattcattcttttcatttaggaaagaaaaatatttactaTATGAccatataaaagaagaaaataatcttttattataattatttacattatttataatattatttgtatcttttaaataatcaAAAATTCTGTTTACATTTTGTTCTATggttttattaatatatattttattttttatatatatgtgtttatttttatttaatatttgcataactttatgaaaaaaagttacataattaataatattcatatattcttCATTCTTCTCAATTATTCTTATAAGTTCCAATACATTATTACCTTCTTTtaaaatttctttatttatttgtatagcTTTTAtgatatttccttttttactCTTCTTGCAATCATATGGTTGATTGAATTTGCATAAATATCCATTCCTTTTATGATAAAATCTTTTCTCTTTAATAATACCACATCCacatatgttattatatagatGTATAAATACCCCTTTCCTTGGCAGCattaatatatcttattttttttgactgttcatattaaaataagtacattatatataatatagattGTGTCAATTACATGATAGTTCATAtagaattaattttttttttttttttatcattatatatatatatataatatatatgtataggtatatataattgtattaataaaaaaaaaaaaaaggggaaAAGGAATTATTACACTTGATATTATAAGTTCATTccatataagtatatataatatttaatgtttaaataaaacattcttatgatgatattatttttatttttattatttttttttttctggaTAATCATGGGAAGCATGATGAAGTTCCAAAtggataaaaatttattaaattatatatatatatatatatatatatatatattttattacgtTGATGTAAAAAAGTTTTATTTTAGTTTCATCGAGTTaatttatatagaaaatatatacgGTTGTTTAAAttagtataattttttttaaatagtatttaaaattatactttaaaaataataaatacattatttttattttattatattttaaaaatttatacatttatttaaaccataatatatataatataattatagtaagatgaaaaaaaaaaaatatatatatatacatgtatattatattttcattaagtTTCATAAAGGATAATTAAGGAACAGGCGTTGaaatttatatacacattGATAACTAcctatattttataagaacacaataaatataacCTTAACATATTGTATTACAatcatgaatatataaaaaaaaaaaaaccaaacatatcttttaaaagatatatatatatatatatatatatatatagaataagtttaatttatttacttttatataatattttataacgTAAAATCACTTTTTATACAATTCAATATGATAAGATTAAGgcataattataaaatatatttatcatgtttaaatattttttttatttaattttttcatatatacaaGTATACATAAATTTCACAAATgtttaaaagaagaagaagaataaaaataactttTCCTAaagtgatatatatatatatatatatatatatatatatatatatatatttatttatttttttattattatattctggAACATTGCAAAGGttgtttttaataaatttcatttgatttatttatgGAAAAATACACTCATAAAAATTTAACATTATATTGAAATggtcataattttttaaaaaattaagggatataaaaaaaatacataatatatttataatattattcaaacATTTTCTTTCTACCATTAATGGTATgacagttttttttttttttttttttttttattttattttataattattattcatatgaataaagaaatattatatatataaaataataatcacatacataaataaaaaaaaaaaaaaaagtacaaaaaaaaagtaaaatataataataactgtaatatatattatgttatttttatttatataatattgagcATGTCAATGCGAActcttttataaaaatatatgtaaatatatatatacatataatatatatatataatatataatataatataatcatataagatttctttgaaaaattatatgtacatataataattaaacatatacttatttatatatataatacctcGATAAATTCCTATAAATGTAGAAAAACGGAATTTTATaagtttataattttttttgccCTTTTACAAGTAGAAAAAAAGTGTTTCACAAATATtactaataatataaagtaaaaaaaaaataataatataaaataaagatatgcataaatatatattaaataatatataaatttatatatatacatgaaaatattttttatatgttttatatatgtacaatattaatattaatatatatataataaaaatattattaataggagtataatatatatatttgtattaatatttattttgtataatattttataaaccaaaaaaaaaatatatatatataataatataaaaaaaaaataataataaatatttcaaattttatatatagcatttttttttttttttttatatattaaaaataaataatatattttttatatcaagaaatataatttttttatatttaataaaaaaacatatttattttatcgcAATTTTTACAAAAcagaaaatttaattttattatatattacaagcCCAATActtaaatagaaaaaaaaatatattttttataaacataattatattataaacatgCCGTaagtgtaaaaaaaaaagaataaagtcaacaatatgtatatatatatataataaaaatacatgatgtaatcttataaatatgtattatgaatatataaacctaaaaaatgaaaatatgattatttaaatatatatatatatatatgtaacattTTGTTAATATAGTGTATGATTTGTATCtacataatttattattacttaaatatatatatatgtatactttttaatataattattttgttacttttattattatcttatgaaatatatattccatgtgtttatattataatatgaccATAAAGATGtacatatctatatatatatatatatatatatatatataatactcatgtatatgtgaatatataaaatatacatattttctttatgttttatttccCTTCTTTCCAGACTTTATCCAATAGTTTTGTGGGCACAAAAAAAGGATTGCCTTTATCTTACCATTGAATTACAAGATATAGAAAATGTAAAGATTGACTTAAAAGAAGATAAGTTGTATTTTTACGGTACAAAAGATAAGAATGAATATGAATTtactttaaattttttaaagccAATAAATGTTGAGGAATCAAAGTATAGTACtcaaagaaatataaaatttaaaataataaaaaaagaacaagaaAGATGGAAAACTTTAAATAACGATGGAAAAAAACATTGGGTTAAATGTGACTGGAACTCATGGGTAGATACCGATGAAGAAGATAAAGCAAATGATTATGATGATATGGGTATGAACAGCTTTGGTGGTATGGGAGGTATGCCAGATATGAGTCAATTTGGAAATATGGGCGGATTAGGAAATATGGGAGGTTTAGGAAATATGGGTGGTTTAGGTAATATGGGTGGTTTAGGTAATATGGGTGGTTTAGGAAATATGGGAGGTATGGGTGATTTAGATTTTAGCAAATTAGGAAATATGGGTGGTGATATGCCCAATTTTGCTGGATTAGGTGGTATGGatcaatttaaaaatatgcctaatatgaataatatgaatgatgatGATTCTAGTTCATATGGTGATGATACTagtgatgaagaagaagatgatgatgatgaagaagatgaagatgTAGAAGTTGATAACAAGACATTAGATAcagataaattaaaagatgaaGAAAGTAAAATTCCTGATGCAGCAGTAGAAGTACAAGAACCAGTAGCCtaaatacttatatatttaaaaatataaaaaaaaaaaaaaaaataaataaaaggaattattttattattctacatatatttcttttttaccatgtataaataaatatatattatatatatatatatatatatatatgtaaatgtatgtatattcactaaaatattatatatattcaatatggtttttaaaaaaataaaaaaaattcactaattaatgtattaaaaatgaactgctatatttttatttcatgaacttatttatttattcatttatttattcatttatgtatataattattttaataacatacacacattttgtatattttaatatctattcaatatatatgtatatgtggacaatatatttatcatagttctcttttatatatatatatatatatatatatatatatatatatatacatatcctATTCTAAAAAGGATAAAAGAgttcatttataaatatataattgtaacgttaaaatataagtattcataattttcattataaaaaataaaaaaacaataaagaaaaaatatatatgaatataatattaatttatgtatttacctatattagaaataaaattaataaaaagcacatttatattttattcaaatGTTTTTTCGTAAaaagtattttattttttcataaatataataatatataatctaTTCGAAAATCATTTGAactgataaaaaaaaaaaaaaaaaaaaaaaaaataaaatatatatatagaaaatattgaTTTCttccaaaaaatatataaagaatatttaaaaaaacaaaataaaaataaatatatttttcttatatatctattattatataatattattaagaaaattttggaaacttaaaaaataacaatggAATAAGCATGTTCCactaaatatttaaaatatatatatatatatatatatatatatatatatatatatatttatatattttttttttctggaGGATaccattaaaaatatttaaaaaactttaatttattgtattattattattattattttttttttttttttgagttcTATTTGTAagttaatattattagttAAACATgggtttttattattcatttgaaaacacattatatttatatataatagacatttaaaaaaaaaaaaaaataataataaataaaatgaaatgaaataaaataaaaagtaagcatgaatgaataatattatataagttttatttatacataaaaaatgcGAAATGTTctaatgttttattttatttaattatatctagaattttaaaacaaaaatgaagTTCATGGGCAGAtaagtaaaataatatatatatatatatatatatgtcataatatatatatttattttatcttataaatgatatataataatatactaaacaatcatataatatatatatttatataattatatattattttcattgtgtattaatttgttaatttatatatatgtatatcaaTTAATATCTAACAAATCATCTTCATAAAAGGAGGATTTTCTGACAAAGTCAGGCCTATGCGTATAATTTTTACCataattgtaatattttttgacAAGTCCAAATACCTCTTTAGGCC
It encodes the following:
- a CDS encoding RAP protein, putative; translated protein: MLPRKGVFIHLYNNICGCGIIKEKRFYHKRNGYLCKFNQPYDCKKSKKGNIIKAIQINKEILKEGNNVLELIRIIEKNEEYMNIINYVTFFHKVMQILNKNKHIYIKNKIYINKTIEQNVNRIFDYLKDTNNIINNVNNYNKRLFSSFIWSYSKYFSFLNEKNEYFFWIENKHKLLLNDKFINESFHNNINYNIHKDSSILPNSDIIKKKYEDVNKSLIQPCNISNANINHMFQVNNESRYNNIYNSDVIYKYSIYNKINIDLLYYYANQYLPVLNPSRYVIVLWSFSKLNKDHKILHEKYYKKSISLIPLLKYKELIILLYSYSYVNFSNLYFYVNIKNYILEHEIYKKIISEKNYESFVNMLLSFMKQNILFLDLYANIIKYIIFQKSYAFFNLLNNQELITLTYCLCKFPIIRIYEPLPKNINIKKNNINNNNNFNKDRLYTHQIILLYQYLKNIIIKRSNMNFKGQPDINYSILYKSIINNNNIYTLDNLILIIWSLSLKHIYSAKLFLYTFIKLNYMIKNEQLIYNQYNILTNFYLSFLAFILEDNIFINLYFNKENHHYLNILYQHIDMFLANFKACKETINMNKRKYDIDISNMQKNIYEIINNIKWHNKINTILEYKNVHNISVDILLYKSNYLLQKKKKIIHNIIKSTYDIYNTYDICDHCMCNNSGETNKSYENLKSNNILITMSNKYDSINKSKEKCRIKIYKNFSSLINSSKDNIKVQEKPPKINMNKKKIKIINSYNIFNYKYIKCYFGTNVLKLSNIEKNNYNNLKNNEDNNLFTFIENIKNLYLKNNKDQLLYTYKELHNILDIHIVNMKPYDIISFFYKFSSILTIFYTINFTEHINELIKTYYYFHNFTFLFLKETNIQKNLFIDICWIYFRYMKFLTYIKRERNIEGKSTIINNHIYNNDNDHSNITKMKKIKSYNNLLTYQCSNQNKSHVLFDQLNVIDSIFNMIKKKIIEDDNIIKGISSKNMSFLISIFIYLNHSEHIRQYLEKNNFHETVFSIKDILFILTALSKCNNNIIDNNICMWDIQHFFVNKFIDNMKNCQVQDLVDFTNLCAHLKINQEHISSNIKNKIMSYTYCKSNKENKDIEKKKSILNNTTIMNINQGNNKSIIFIELFDEKQLAFFVRSCYRMHCFDKSFFDLLCDIILKKYCTFHINNLCIALLCFSRIYCLHKATKFVPKTRDIKIKEFINKHKNNKGDEYLEKNISMCRYDIPVSLKKLIKYTEKKLLSNTNIDFYNLCYFMESITLLKIQNQKLYQLAVNETMRNITENFYNEQDTKIFGKILWCLSYYHKTEFVFSFHIIRFMLQNKIYKYIIPENFISIYLYFIQSRVYNPILFHNLSQVILSNITLNDYFTYNKNKHANITNIKLNVVSELYATMSWAYAFVYNDTLKKEERYMLNKEAKNDVTTYPLKKEEKNIWYKENINDDNDKLFKNKSYKDEDIMYNDLNFIQKIYSYIFNEIKILEKYNNLSFLLLVRFLWGISVTNVISESIINFINLYDWNNVNINEQNNMHLHMIFTFWLRVKYDHSHLQLSKRFLQLKDDIFLLLQKREFKRNKNKNDHISGFHFQICEILDDVNIKYDNEYITEDLLSVDIKLEQKCGEQKVAIEIDGPSHHLLVLNEIEKGDPQRIKKTYIKCGTTIFKHWLLRKSGWSIINVTSFEWNKINKDEKKKHIIEKLKEHGIIV
- a CDS encoding co-chaperone p23 translates to MPLYPIVLWAQKKDCLYLTIELQDIENVKIDLKEDKLYFYGTKDKNEYEFTLNFLKPINVEESKYSTQRNIKFKIIKKEQERWKTLNNDGKKHWVKCDWNSWVDTDEEDKANDYDDMGMNSFGGMGGMPDMSQFGNMGGLGNMGGLGNMGGLGNMGGLGNMGGLGNMGGMGDLDFSKLGNMGGDMPNFAGLGGMDQFKNMPNMNNMNDDDSSSYGDDTSDEEEDDDDEEDEDVEVDNKTLDTDKLKDEESKIPDAAVEVQEPVA